A DNA window from Streptomyces bacillaris contains the following coding sequences:
- the mutM gene encoding bifunctional DNA-formamidopyrimidine glycosylase/DNA-(apurinic or apyrimidinic site) lyase, with the protein MPELPEVEVVRRGLERWVSGRTVTDVEVLHPRSVRRHLAGGPDFAARLRGVRFGTAMRRGKYLWVPLDEAASSLLGHLGMSGQLLVQPTDAPDEKHLRIRMRFDDALGTELRFVDQRTFGGLSLHDTTPDGLPDTIAHIARDPLDPLFDDAAFHTALRLRRTTVKRALLDQSLISGVGNIYADEALWRAKLHYDRPTATLTRPKSAELLGHARDVMNAALAQGGTSFDSLYVNVNGESGYFDRSLDAYGREGEPCRRCGTPMRRRAWMNRSSYFCPRCQRPPRASS; encoded by the coding sequence GTGCCCGAGCTGCCCGAGGTCGAAGTCGTCCGCCGGGGCCTGGAGCGCTGGGTCAGCGGCCGGACCGTCACCGACGTGGAGGTCCTGCACCCGCGCTCGGTCCGCCGCCACCTCGCGGGCGGCCCCGACTTCGCGGCCCGGCTGCGCGGGGTCCGGTTCGGTACGGCGATGCGGCGCGGCAAGTACCTCTGGGTGCCGCTCGACGAGGCCGCCTCCTCGCTGCTCGGCCACCTCGGAATGAGCGGCCAGCTGCTGGTGCAGCCCACGGACGCGCCCGACGAGAAGCACCTGCGGATCCGGATGCGGTTCGACGACGCGCTCGGCACCGAGCTGCGCTTCGTCGACCAGCGCACCTTCGGCGGCCTCTCGCTCCACGACACCACCCCCGACGGCCTGCCCGACACCATCGCGCACATCGCCCGGGACCCGCTCGACCCGCTCTTCGACGACGCCGCCTTCCACACGGCCCTGCGCCTGCGCCGTACGACGGTCAAGCGCGCGCTCCTGGACCAGTCGCTGATCAGCGGCGTCGGCAACATCTACGCGGACGAGGCCCTCTGGCGCGCGAAGCTGCACTACGACCGCCCCACCGCGACCCTGACCCGCCCCAAGTCCGCCGAACTCCTCGGCCACGCCCGGGACGTGATGAACGCGGCCCTCGCCCAGGGCGGCACCAGCTTCGACAGCCTCTACGTCAACGTGAACGGCGAGTCCGGCTACTTCGACCGCTCGCTCGACGCGTACGGCAGGGAGGGCGAGCCGTGCCGCCGCTGCGGGACGCCGATGCGCCGCCGCGCCTGGATGAACCGCTCCAGCTACTTCTGCCCGCGCTGTCAGCGCCCGCCGCGCGCCTCGTCGTAA
- the rpmF gene encoding 50S ribosomal protein L32 → MAVPKRKMSRSNTRHRRSQWKAAVPTLVSCERCQEPKLQHIACPSCGTYNKRQVLEV, encoded by the coding sequence GTGGCTGTTCCGAAGCGGAAGATGTCGCGCAGCAACACGCGCCACCGCCGGTCGCAGTGGAAGGCTGCGGTCCCCACCCTGGTTTCGTGCGAGCGTTGCCAGGAGCCGAAGCTCCAGCACATTGCGTGCCCGAGCTGCGGCACCTACAACAAGCGCCAGGTCCTCGAGGTCTGA
- a CDS encoding YceD family protein yields the protein MISKAGNALNGHLDHRSPLVFDTRELGRRPGALKRLSRSVEAPGSPVLGIDGVIGVPEGAPLELDLRLESVMEGVLVTGTARATAEGECVRCLEPLTVEVDADFQEMFSYPDADDRGRPADPADDAEDDEDRFFLEDGLFDLESVLRDAVVLALPMQPVCKETCAGLCSECGIRLDENPGHHHDAVDIRWAALQGLAETVQDGEKDNMGGAEPGVDEKQEK from the coding sequence ATGATTTCGAAAGCAGGAAACGCCCTGAACGGCCACCTCGACCACCGCAGCCCTCTCGTGTTCGATACGCGCGAGCTGGGTCGGCGTCCCGGTGCCCTGAAGCGGCTCTCCCGCTCGGTGGAAGCTCCCGGTTCACCGGTTCTCGGTATCGACGGCGTCATCGGTGTGCCGGAAGGCGCGCCCCTGGAGCTGGACCTCCGACTCGAATCGGTCATGGAAGGGGTGCTCGTCACAGGCACCGCCCGTGCAACCGCCGAAGGGGAGTGCGTAAGGTGTCTGGAGCCGCTGACCGTCGAGGTCGACGCGGATTTCCAGGAGATGTTCTCGTACCCTGACGCCGATGACCGGGGCCGCCCTGCGGACCCGGCCGACGACGCCGAGGACGACGAGGACAGGTTCTTCCTCGAGGACGGCCTGTTCGACCTCGAGTCAGTGCTGCGTGACGCGGTAGTGCTCGCACTGCCCATGCAGCCGGTGTGCAAGGAGACCTGCGCCGGTCTGTGTTCCGAATGCGGAATCAGGCTGGACGAGAACCCGGGCCACCACCACGACGCCGTCGACATCCGTTGGGCGGCACTGCAAGGACTCGCCGAGACCGTTCAGGACGGCGAGAAGGACAACATGGGCGGCGCCGAACCGGGCGTCGACGAGAAGCAGGAGAAGTAG
- a CDS encoding winged helix-turn-helix transcriptional regulator, with protein MASDTDDLAFDVFSRRCPSRSTLEHATGRWGSLTLGALYEEGLRFNELRRRVDGVSEKMLSQTLHALERDGLVLREAQPVNPPRVDYELTPFGREVAGQLLGLIRLVEGRMDEVLAARSRYDEARGGR; from the coding sequence ATGGCCAGCGATACGGACGATCTCGCCTTCGACGTCTTCTCCCGGCGGTGCCCCTCCCGCTCCACGCTGGAGCACGCCACCGGACGCTGGGGCAGTCTGACGCTGGGCGCGCTGTACGAGGAGGGCCTGCGCTTCAACGAGTTGCGGCGGCGGGTCGACGGGGTCAGCGAGAAGATGCTGTCCCAGACGCTGCACGCCCTGGAGCGGGACGGGCTCGTCCTGCGGGAGGCCCAGCCGGTCAACCCGCCGCGGGTGGATTACGAGCTGACCCCCTTCGGGCGTGAGGTCGCCGGGCAGCTCCTCGGGCTGATCCGGCTCGTGGAGGGGCGGATGGACGAGGTCCTGGCCGCCCGGAGCCGTTACGACGAGGCGCGCGGCGGGCGCTGA
- the rnc gene encoding ribonuclease III, translating into MSELSSAKKQADNVNTASSHTLLEGRLGYHLESALLVRALTHRSYAYENGGLPTNERLEFLGDSVLGLVVTDTLYRTHPDLPEGQLAKLRAAVVNSRALAEVGRGLELGSFIRLGRGEEGTGGRDKASILADTLEAVIGAVYLDQGLGAASELVHRLFDPLIDRSSNLGAGLDWKTSLQELTASESLGVPEYLVTETGPDHEKTFTAAARVGGVSYGTGTGRSKKEAEQQAAESAWREISAAAEARQAAEKSAADGGAADTPAEPSPDTDAAPA; encoded by the coding sequence ATGTCTGAGTTGTCCAGCGCCAAGAAGCAGGCAGACAACGTCAACACAGCCTCGTCCCACACGCTTCTGGAAGGGCGGCTCGGGTATCACCTCGAGTCCGCCCTTCTGGTGCGTGCGCTGACCCACCGTTCGTACGCGTACGAGAACGGCGGCCTGCCCACCAACGAGCGGCTCGAATTCCTCGGGGATTCGGTGCTCGGCCTGGTGGTCACGGACACGCTGTACCGCACCCACCCCGACCTGCCCGAAGGCCAGCTGGCCAAGTTGCGGGCCGCGGTGGTCAACTCGCGGGCGCTTGCGGAAGTGGGCCGCGGCCTCGAACTCGGCTCCTTCATCCGGCTCGGCCGCGGTGAAGAGGGCACGGGGGGCCGGGACAAGGCTTCCATCCTCGCCGACACCCTCGAAGCGGTGATCGGCGCGGTCTATCTCGACCAGGGCCTCGGCGCGGCCTCGGAGCTGGTCCACCGGCTCTTCGACCCGCTGATCGACAGGTCCTCGAACCTCGGCGCCGGCCTGGACTGGAAGACCAGCCTCCAGGAGCTCACCGCGAGCGAGAGCCTCGGCGTCCCCGAGTACCTCGTCACGGAGACCGGTCCGGACCACGAGAAGACCTTCACTGCTGCCGCTCGCGTCGGTGGTGTCTCGTACGGCACCGGCACCGGCCGTAGCAAGAAGGAAGCGGAGCAGCAAGCGGCCGAGTCCGCCTGGCGCGAGATCAGCGCCGCCGCTGAGGCACGGCAGGCAGCGGAGAAGTCCGCCGCCGACGGAGGGGCCGCCGACACCCCTGCCGAACCGTCGCCCGACACGGACGCAGCTCCCGCCTGA